The following proteins are encoded in a genomic region of Puniceicoccus vermicola:
- a CDS encoding type II secretion system protein: MKTPTSNSYRAFTLVELLTVMAILGVLAAILVPVVSKIRVNAERTECASNIRQIGLAIHQFASENEGRLPYVYGGSFGPSEIDGQGTGDRGRIARFLKPYVGDEVFVCADPANIEHARLPYPAFGTVFTMPESSKILKTSYRDPQAERINKYDPVKERLFYCAFSPLDENTGRDDWPHEAKVNALYLDGHIEIYEPTYTGR, encoded by the coding sequence ATGAAAACCCCCACCTCAAATTCGTATCGAGCGTTTACCCTGGTTGAACTGCTGACCGTTATGGCCATTCTGGGGGTGCTGGCCGCGATCCTTGTGCCTGTGGTCTCCAAGATCCGAGTCAATGCCGAGCGGACCGAATGTGCCTCCAATATTAGACAGATCGGGTTGGCGATCCATCAGTTTGCCTCGGAGAATGAGGGAAGGCTTCCTTACGTGTATGGAGGGAGTTTTGGGCCGAGCGAAATTGATGGTCAGGGCACCGGGGATCGAGGAAGGATCGCCCGCTTTCTCAAACCTTATGTGGGGGATGAGGTATTTGTTTGTGCGGACCCCGCCAATATTGAACATGCTCGCTTACCTTACCCGGCGTTTGGAACCGTTTTTACAATGCCTGAAAGTTCCAAGATCTTGAAGACGAGCTATCGAGACCCGCAGGCTGAGCGCATCAATAAATATGATCCGGTAAAGGAAAGACTCTTCTATTGTGCCTTCAGTCCACTAGACGAAAATACTGGAAGAGATGATTGGCCGCACGAGGCGAAAGTGAACGCTCTCTATCTCGATGGTCACATCGAAATTTATGAACCAACATACACGGGGAGATAG
- a CDS encoding LamG-like jellyroll fold domain-containing protein, translating into MFRSFPFLFSLLTLTLSSHLILRAEVENGSDSWLQDPALVRYYPFEAGSGGRAEQLAGDGVGSLMLVGNSPYGEPEDIYVQKWKGPIVGTEWRPGRKPGTFSIRPGEPRESVIHSLFYETDSGTMTLEAWLRPESKGTGPYVWAGGAFHSGYVLGQSSGNFSWRIATTDEPKTVYAPMQPNLWYHLVASWDAEHQKLLLYVNGELAAEEKMEADFIPPEFVADRFNAPERDKGGLRIGGFQSSQVGAVPFNLDELAVYSRLLSPEEVRERYEAGKPQGSVEEQLAAFEVEQAKQALLEEIQMEIPADTYGYFPRGSEIPVTLAVPANPFWTGSLEASWRIEDLMGNTVSEGQRELSIREDEGATDDFMVTLPECGLYFLQIVLNDETGEEIDSVEYPLGAIVELPPLEEQPESSPLASHEIVTRGPEAPVLGFGALERIIRGPRRVAPGEYDFSSMDEIVGEIRGRGLDLMLCINSVPKTLDEDPDSEVFNLVEYKDLMTQLVRRYKDDVQYWEIVNEPNSGHHGKTLGTNNQDRAQKYVAVLKAAYEVVKREDPEAQVVGISGCPGFVPWLDAVMAAGGGPYFDIVTIHNYRTSPIQNSARKQEVLKVREILNQYGKDAPIWNGEFGIKQPAPVDGRPMTDEDFYETYEGRLNSTYGHQFLSGFMPVVPPEVSAAWTVQTILLDLADGCERVFQLAGAGNVYPFPVGYGRPSEKGVAMAALAEVLLPMASVERIPTASIRDAAVLVTTLDGRRIAAVFSDDEPELMFRAKGVKVLKGMDIQGNPKEWPVDDEGVVHIETGMSAQYIFDVPEGFAQIPIAEVLADGVMEAGRLDGVVALYNPGEKEKVYRLDVELPGGVSLECEEEARVSAGETVEVPFILTAEQLKRGIHELSFDVLDAKGRLLAKTQYMLTATDATITIPAFRVPVPLVADPANWKDVPAVVVNQVDYVLSGKPVPGVPWAPQWKGEWDLSFQYRLAWNEEEGLCLLLEVRDDQLRPAPEEDVKRAFLYDNLELFVDIRPPSMRRSGYSSGVEQIMVQPVVEESAGEATAFSMVGDSSALEIRFVGRLTEEGYIVEGRIKPKEDSPWTLEEGSTIALDILMDDADKDLRKTIMGIGYGGLENAKNTSNWGWFELGPPPSR; encoded by the coding sequence ATGTTCCGTTCCTTCCCTTTCTTGTTCTCTCTGCTCACGTTGACTCTGTCATCGCACCTCATTTTGAGGGCCGAAGTGGAGAATGGCTCTGATTCCTGGCTACAGGATCCTGCGTTGGTCCGCTATTATCCGTTTGAGGCTGGTTCAGGAGGTCGGGCCGAGCAGTTGGCCGGGGATGGGGTAGGAAGCTTGATGCTGGTGGGCAACTCGCCCTACGGAGAACCGGAAGACATTTATGTCCAGAAGTGGAAGGGACCGATTGTCGGGACCGAATGGCGCCCCGGCCGGAAGCCCGGAACGTTTTCCATTCGTCCCGGAGAACCTCGGGAGAGCGTCATTCACAGTTTGTTCTACGAGACGGATTCCGGGACAATGACTCTCGAGGCTTGGCTGCGCCCAGAGTCGAAAGGGACGGGTCCTTATGTCTGGGCTGGCGGAGCTTTTCACTCAGGTTATGTCTTGGGGCAATCCAGCGGAAACTTTTCCTGGCGCATAGCGACGACAGACGAGCCGAAGACCGTTTACGCGCCGATGCAGCCCAATCTCTGGTACCATTTGGTCGCCTCTTGGGATGCGGAACACCAGAAGCTTCTCCTCTACGTCAACGGTGAGTTGGCGGCCGAAGAGAAAATGGAGGCTGACTTTATTCCTCCGGAATTTGTGGCCGACCGTTTCAACGCCCCGGAGAGAGATAAAGGGGGACTGAGGATCGGCGGATTCCAGTCATCTCAGGTGGGCGCTGTTCCTTTCAATCTCGACGAGCTCGCGGTGTATTCCCGTCTCCTCTCTCCGGAAGAAGTGAGGGAGCGGTATGAAGCTGGAAAGCCGCAAGGATCGGTCGAAGAGCAATTGGCGGCTTTTGAAGTCGAACAGGCGAAGCAGGCGCTTCTCGAGGAGATTCAGATGGAGATTCCTGCGGATACCTACGGATACTTTCCCCGTGGTTCGGAAATTCCGGTGACTCTTGCGGTTCCGGCCAATCCATTTTGGACCGGTTCCCTGGAGGCTTCCTGGAGAATCGAGGACCTGATGGGGAACACCGTGAGTGAGGGGCAGCGCGAGTTGTCGATCCGTGAGGATGAAGGGGCGACCGACGACTTTATGGTAACTCTGCCCGAATGTGGTCTCTATTTCTTGCAGATCGTCCTGAACGACGAAACGGGCGAGGAGATCGATTCGGTCGAGTATCCGCTCGGAGCGATTGTTGAGCTTCCTCCTTTGGAAGAGCAGCCGGAGAGTTCTCCCTTGGCCTCTCATGAAATCGTAACGCGCGGTCCGGAGGCACCGGTCTTGGGCTTCGGGGCTTTGGAACGAATCATCCGTGGCCCCCGGCGGGTCGCCCCCGGGGAATATGATTTTTCCTCGATGGATGAGATTGTTGGGGAGATTCGCGGACGGGGGTTGGACCTGATGCTCTGCATTAACTCCGTGCCGAAGACCCTGGATGAAGATCCTGATTCCGAAGTCTTCAACCTCGTTGAATACAAGGACCTCATGACCCAATTGGTTCGTCGCTACAAGGATGACGTCCAATATTGGGAGATTGTGAACGAACCCAACTCGGGGCACCACGGCAAGACGTTGGGGACCAATAATCAGGACCGCGCGCAGAAGTATGTGGCGGTGCTGAAAGCGGCTTACGAGGTGGTGAAGCGGGAGGATCCGGAAGCTCAAGTCGTGGGCATCAGTGGGTGTCCGGGATTCGTCCCGTGGCTCGACGCCGTGATGGCTGCCGGTGGGGGGCCTTACTTCGATATCGTTACGATTCATAACTACCGGACTTCTCCGATTCAGAACAGTGCCCGAAAGCAGGAGGTCCTGAAGGTCCGTGAGATCCTCAACCAGTATGGCAAGGATGCGCCAATCTGGAATGGAGAGTTCGGAATCAAGCAGCCGGCTCCCGTCGACGGTCGCCCGATGACGGACGAGGATTTTTACGAAACCTATGAGGGTCGCTTGAATTCGACCTATGGCCACCAGTTTCTTTCCGGATTTATGCCAGTGGTGCCTCCGGAAGTCTCTGCGGCGTGGACGGTTCAGACGATCCTGCTCGATCTGGCGGATGGTTGTGAACGGGTGTTCCAATTGGCCGGCGCGGGCAATGTCTACCCGTTCCCAGTAGGGTATGGACGTCCAAGTGAGAAGGGGGTTGCCATGGCAGCTCTGGCGGAGGTTCTTCTTCCGATGGCTTCGGTGGAGCGAATCCCGACAGCCTCGATTCGGGACGCCGCCGTTCTCGTTACGACGCTCGACGGACGCCGAATTGCCGCGGTGTTCTCGGATGACGAACCAGAGCTCATGTTTCGGGCGAAGGGAGTGAAGGTCCTCAAAGGGATGGACATCCAGGGAAATCCCAAGGAGTGGCCAGTCGATGACGAAGGCGTCGTCCACATTGAAACGGGAATGAGCGCCCAATACATTTTTGATGTCCCCGAGGGATTTGCTCAGATCCCCATCGCTGAGGTTCTCGCCGATGGGGTCATGGAAGCGGGACGATTAGACGGGGTGGTCGCTCTCTACAATCCTGGGGAGAAGGAAAAAGTATATCGCCTGGATGTGGAACTGCCGGGTGGAGTCTCTCTCGAGTGTGAGGAGGAGGCCCGCGTGTCGGCGGGAGAGACGGTAGAGGTGCCGTTTATCTTGACGGCTGAGCAATTGAAACGGGGGATCCACGAGCTGTCGTTTGATGTGCTGGATGCGAAGGGAAGATTGTTGGCCAAAACCCAATACATGCTGACCGCAACGGATGCGACGATTACGATTCCAGCCTTCCGCGTTCCGGTTCCCCTGGTGGCGGATCCTGCGAATTGGAAGGACGTTCCAGCGGTTGTGGTCAATCAGGTCGACTACGTGCTCAGTGGGAAACCCGTTCCCGGCGTGCCTTGGGCCCCTCAGTGGAAAGGCGAGTGGGATCTTTCCTTCCAGTATCGTCTGGCCTGGAATGAAGAAGAAGGTTTGTGTCTGCTTCTGGAGGTAAGGGACGACCAACTACGCCCGGCTCCGGAGGAAGACGTTAAGAGGGCATTCCTCTACGACAATCTGGAACTGTTTGTCGATATCCGTCCTCCTTCGATGCGTCGTTCCGGATACTCTTCCGGCGTTGAGCAGATTATGGTTCAACCTGTGGTGGAGGAATCTGCCGGCGAAGCCACTGCCTTTTCGATGGTGGGCGATTCGTCCGCTCTGGAGATTCGTTTTGTTGGACGACTGACGGAAGAAGGCTACATCGTTGAGGGCCGAATCAAGCCGAAGGAGGATTCTCCCTGGACCCTCGAAGAGGGTAGCACCATCGCCCTCGACATTCTCATGGATGACGCCGATAAGGACCTTCGTAAGACCATTATGGGGATCGGTTACGGAGGCCTCGAAAACGCAAAAAATACCTCCAATTGGGGGTGGTTTGAGTTAGGTCCGCCCCCATCTCGATAG